A single Bacillus sp. HMF5848 DNA region contains:
- a CDS encoding manganese catalase family protein has product MFKRENRMLIDLPIPEHGDPNAAAVVQELLGGKFGEMSTLNNYMYQSFNFRQKDKLKPFYDLVASITAEEFGHVELVTNAINLLSRGNTFYTGNPDVTPLREGKDSRNTYQFIATAQTALAGDSMGRAWTGDNVFSSGNLVLDLLHNFFLEVGARTHKMRVYEMTEHETAREMIGYLLVRGGTHVLAYAKALEIATGVDVKKLIPLPNLSNSKFDHARKYEEQGLANVLYTWNDVGDYADIAQIWKGTNPESGDRLIVKEGSPKGAPIPNLDDLPEEFAPGIDKDDYARIAKRLLENM; this is encoded by the coding sequence ATGTTTAAACGAGAAAATCGTATGTTAATCGACTTGCCTATTCCTGAACACGGGGATCCAAATGCTGCCGCTGTTGTTCAGGAACTGTTAGGTGGTAAATTCGGAGAGATGTCTACACTAAATAACTATATGTATCAATCCTTTAACTTTCGTCAAAAGGATAAACTAAAGCCATTTTATGATCTCGTAGCTAGTATCACAGCCGAGGAATTTGGTCACGTCGAGCTTGTTACGAATGCTATTAATTTATTATCTAGAGGAAATACATTTTACACCGGCAATCCAGATGTAACGCCGTTGCGTGAAGGGAAGGATAGTCGGAATACGTATCAATTTATCGCCACAGCCCAAACAGCTTTAGCAGGAGATTCTATGGGACGCGCATGGACAGGGGACAATGTTTTCAGTAGCGGAAACTTAGTCCTAGATTTACTTCATAATTTCTTTTTAGAAGTAGGAGCGCGTACTCATAAGATGAGAGTATATGAAATGACTGAGCATGAAACGGCAAGGGAAATGATTGGATACTTATTAGTTCGAGGTGGTACACATGTGTTGGCTTATGCAAAAGCGTTAGAAATTGCCACGGGGGTCGATGTAAAAAAATTGATTCCCCTACCTAATTTATCAAATTCAAAATTCGATCATGCTCGTAAATATGAAGAGCAAGGATTAGCAAATGTGCTATATACATGGAATGATGTTGGAGATTATGCGGATATTGCGCAAATATGGAAGGGGACAAATCCAGAAAGTGGAGATAGACTGATTGTAAAAGAGGGTAGTCCAAAAGGTGCACCTATTCCAAACTTAGATGACTTACCAGAAGAGTTTGCACCTGGTATTGATAAAGA
- a CDS encoding YuzF family protein — protein MSKESTSFTSPFDPYVYQTLQGITGAAVVVQTTQGTVTGILKTVMPDHIVVESGGSPFFIRIQQIVWVIPR, from the coding sequence ATGAGTAAAGAATCAACATCTTTTACAAGTCCTTTTGACCCGTATGTGTATCAAACACTACAAGGTATTACAGGTGCTGCAGTTGTTGTTCAAACAACACAAGGAACGGTTACAGGCATACTTAAAACAGTGATGCCTGATCATATTGTCGTCGAGTCTGGTGGATCTCCATTCTTTATTCGAATACAGCAAATTGTTTGGGTTATACCTAGGTAA